CTTGTCCTGAACAGGGCTTTCCGACAGGTACACGTGAATGTGACGGTCAAAAATCCTCTATGTTAAAAGCACTAGGGTGGAACGGGCTTACCGAGAGCTACACGTGATTGGGCATGAAAAACGAGTTGGATGATGGATTTTGGAAAATAGTATCAGTTAAATGAAAAGACAAATCAGCTTTAATTAGAACTTCCTCCATGATGCGTCAGAGCAATATATATCTTATTCGGTGTTAATAAAATATTCCAACCCCGTTCCTATCTACGCGGCTCTTTGCAGCTCCGATCACAAATCGACGTCGTCCTCATCTTCTGCATACCCCACCACAGAAATCAATCTGTTTCCTTACCACTGCCATACAAACCTCACCACGATGCACCCCCACATCCTCATTGTAACGCTTCCCTCACAAGGCCACATCAACCCAACTCTCCAACTAGCTAAGCTCCTCATACGTGCCGGTGCCCATGTCACCTTTTTCACTAGCACTTCCGCCGGCACCCGTATGTCCAAGTCCCCAAATCTGGATGGATTAGAGTTTGCCACATTCTCGGATGGCTATGACCATGGCCTCAAACAAGGCGATGATGTCGAGAAATTCATGTCCCAGATTGAGCGTCTCGGGTCCCAAGCTCTTATTGAGCTTATCATGGCCAGTGCTAATGAAGGTCGTCCCTTTGCTTGCTTACTCTATGGTGTCCAAATTCCTTGGGTAGCAGAGGTGGCCCATAGCCTTCACATCCCTTCCGCACTTGTTTGGACTCAACCGGCCGCTGTTTTTGATATCTATTACTATTATTTCAATGGTTATGGAGAGCTCATCCAGAACAAGGGCGATCATCCCTCCTCTACCATTGAATTACCAGGACTCCCGTTGCTTAACAACAGTGATCTTCCCTCCTTTTTAATTCCCCCAAAAGGGAATACGTACAAATTTGCCCTCCCAGGGTTTCAGAAGCACCTAGAGATGCTCAACTGTGAAAGCAACCCGAAAGTACTGATAAACAGTTTCGATGCATTAGAATCTGAGGCCCTAGGAGCTATCAACAAGTTTAACTTGATGGGAATTGGACCCTTGATTCCGTCCGCTTTCTTGGATGGAAAGGATCCATCCGATACTTCATTTGGAGGCGATCTTTTCCGCAGTTCAAAGGACTATATCCAGTGGCTGAACTCAAAGCCTAAATCTTCTGTCATATATGTATCATTCGGAAGCCTGTTCGTGTTGTCAAAGCAACAGTCAGAGGAGATTGCTCGTGGACTGCTGGATGGAGGACGGCCTTTCCTGTGGGTCATACGACttgaggaaaatgaagaagaaaagacaCTGAGTTGCCATGAAGAGTTGGAACGGCAAGGAATGATGGTACCATGGTGTTCTCAAGTTGAAGTTCTATCACATCCATCAATGGGGTGTTTTGTGACACACAGTGGGTGGAATTCAACATTAGAGAGCTTGACTTCTGGGGTACCAGTTGTGGCATTTCCTCAGTGGTCTGATCAAGCGACAAACGCGAAGCTGATTGAAGTCGTGTGGAAGACGGGTTTACGGGCGATGGTGAACCAAGAAGGAATAGTAGAAGCTGATGAAATCAAGAGGTGCTTGGAACTGGTGATGGGAAGTGGAGAAAGAGGTGAAGAAATGAGAAGGAACGCAACGAAATGGAAGGTTTTAGCTAGAGAAGCTGTGAAGGAAGGTGGATCATCTGACAAGAATCTTAAGAATTTTATGAATGAGGTAATGCACAACAAGGTTACTTGTAGTTCTTGATCTATATAATGTCATAACAATGAGTTTGTATCCAgatgagctatctcaattcagTAATATGCATACCGACACCTTCCTTTTAACAGCATTATAATCATTACTCAGTCATGGCCGCCACCATAAGGTACATGTAAATTTGGTCATGGCTATAGTAAATGTATGTTACCTACCACACTTCGCCAAGTGTTGCTGGCTCACTGCGGCCACTCGCGAGTGATTCAATATTTTGGCATGTCCAGGTTCACAAAACTTGAATctgtattatttttcttcttagaaTTAAATACTTTATATtgtagatttttctttttctaaaatctTGGAATTGAAACTAATAAAACTTCCCAAAATTTTCATGTTATATGGATGTAAATGAAGTACGGACTTTTGCAAATTTTTAATGCTCAACAAACCTGTAATGACATCCttgtaataaaatttgagatttaAAAAAGAGTCGATTGTAAAAGGCATTTTTTGGGTTGTGAAGGTCCTGGTTATGgatttaaaagggaaaaaagacaaacaaacaaaacaattttattaaaaaaaaaaaagaaagaaaaagaaaaaccactaGAACCCTTGTACAGACATTTTGAATTCTTGTTACATAGAAATTGTAGACATAAATTGAAGGATTAAATTATCAttgaattgataaaaaaaaaaaatattgtgatggtttaaataaacaaaatttcaacTTCACAAGTGGTGAATT
This region of Vitis vinifera cultivar Pinot Noir 40024 chromosome 5, ASM3070453v1 genomic DNA includes:
- the LOC100265917 gene encoding phloretin 4'-O-glucosyltransferase, whose product is MHPHILIVTLPSQGHINPTLQLAKLLIRAGAHVTFFTSTSAGTRMSKSPNLDGLEFATFSDGYDHGLKQGDDVEKFMSQIERLGSQALIELIMASANEGRPFACLLYGVQIPWVAEVAHSLHIPSALVWTQPAAVFDIYYYYFNGYGELIQNKGDHPSSTIELPGLPLLNNSDLPSFLIPPKGNTYKFALPGFQKHLEMLNCESNPKVLINSFDALESEALGAINKFNLMGIGPLIPSAFLDGKDPSDTSFGGDLFRSSKDYIQWLNSKPKSSVIYVSFGSLFVLSKQQSEEIARGLLDGGRPFLWVIRLEENEEEKTLSCHEELERQGMMVPWCSQVEVLSHPSMGCFVTHSGWNSTLESLTSGVPVVAFPQWSDQATNAKLIEVVWKTGLRAMVNQEGIVEADEIKRCLELVMGSGERGEEMRRNATKWKVLAREAVKEGGSSDKNLKNFMNEVMHNKVTCSS